The following proteins are co-located in the Mus caroli chromosome 7, CAROLI_EIJ_v1.1, whole genome shotgun sequence genome:
- the Ppfia1 gene encoding liprin-alpha-1 isoform X12, which produces MMCEVMPTISEAEGPPGGGGSHGSGSPSQPDADSHFEQLMVSMLEERDRLLDTLRETQETLALTQGKLHEVGHERDSLQRQLNTALPQEFAALTKELNVCREQLLEREEEIAELKAERNNTRLLLEHLECLVSRHERSLRMTVVKRQAQSPAGVSSEVEVLKALKSLFEHHKALDEKVRERLRVALERCSLLEEELGATHKELMILKEQNNQKKTLTDGLLDGNHEQESAPSTNGKRSSDGSLSHEDLAKVLELQEVIDRQAREQSQMKERLASLSSHAAELEEDLDTARKDLIKSEEMNTKLQREVREAMAQKEDMEERITTLEKRYLAAQREATSVHDLNDKLENEIANKDSMHRQTEDKNRQLQERLELAEQKLQQTLRKAETLPEVEAELAQRVAALSKAEERHGNIEERLRQMEAQLEEKNQELQRARQREKMNEEHNKRLSDTVDKLLSESNERLQLHLKERMAALEDKNSLLREVENAKKQLEETQHDKDQLVVTIEALKAELEQMRLRGPSLHHGRPHLGSVPDFRFSVADGHVDAYSTSAVLRRPQKGRLAALRDEPSKVQTLNEQDWERAQQASVLANVAQAFESDVDVSDGEDDRDTLLSSVDLLSPSGQADAQTLAMMLQEQLDAINKEIRLIQEEKENTEQRAEEIESRVGSGSLDNLGRFRSMSSIPPYPASSLAGSSPPGSGRSTPRRVPHSPAREVDRLGVMTLLPASREEVRDDKTTIKCETSPPSSPRPLRLDRMHKGALHTVSHEDIRDLRNSTGSQDGPVSNPSSSNSSQDSLHKAPKKKGIKSSIGRLFGKKEKGRPGPLGKESPGQAGVSETENSSQDALGLSKLGGQAEKNRKLQKKHELLEEARRQGLPFAQWDGPTVVVWLELWVGMPAWYVAACRANVKSGAIMSALSDTEIQREIGISNPLHRLKLRLAIQEIMSLTSPSAPPTSRTTLAYGDMNHEWIGNEWLPSLGLPQYRSYFVECLVDARMLDHLTKKDLRGQLKMVDSFHRNSFQCGIMCLRRLNYDRKELERKREESQNETRDVLVWSNDRVIRWILSIGLKEYANNLIESGVHGALLALDETFDFSALALLLQIPTQNTQARAVLEREFNNLLITGTDRRFDEDDDKSFRXAPSWRKKFRPKDIRGLASGSAETLPANFRVTSSMSSPSMQPKKVQMDVYPHYFYR; this is translated from the exons GAGTTTGCTGCGCTCACGAAGGAACTCAATGTGTGCAGGGAGCAGCttctggagagagaggaagaaatcgCCGAGCTGAAGGCAGAGAGGAACAACACTAGG CTGCTGTTGGAGCACCTAGAGTGCCTTGTCTCCAGGCATGAGCGCTCTCTCCGAATGACAGTGGTGAAGAGGCAGGCACAGTCACCTGCAGGCGTGTCCAGTGAGGTGGAGGTGCTGAAAGCCCTGAAGTCACTGTTTGAACACCACAAAGCCTTGGATGAGAAG GTACGAGAGCGACTACGAGTGGCTCTGGAGAGGTGCAGCTTGTTAGAAGAGGAGCTGGGTGCCACCCACAAAGAG ctAATGATTCTTAAAGAACAGAATAATCAGAAGAAAACACTAACAGATGGACTGCTTGATGGAAACCACGAACAGGAAAGTGCACCAAGCACCAATGGCAAG AGATCTTCTGATGGCTCCTTGAGTCATGAGGATCTTGCCAAAGTGCTGGAGCTGCAGGAAGTCATAGACAGGCAGGCGAGAGAGCAGAGCCAGATGAAGGAGCGCCTGGCCTCCCTGTCCAGTCATGCAGCAGAGCTGGAAGAGGATCTGGACACAGCTAGAAAAGACCTCATCAAGTCTGAAGAGATGAATACGAAACTGCAGCGAGAAGTCCGTGAA GCAATGGCCCAGAAGGaggatatggaagagagaatcaccACCCTTGAGAAACGCTACCTCGCCGCACAGCGTGAAGCCACGTCTGTGCATGACCTCAATGACAAACTTGAAAATGAAATTGCAAATAAAGACTCCATGCACCGACAG ACAGAAGACAAGAACCGCCAATTACAAGAGCGTCTGGAGTTGGCCGAGCAGAAGCTGCAGCAGACCCTGCGCAAAGCTGAGACGCTGCCAGAGGTGGAGGCTGAGCTGGCCCAGAGGGTGGCTGCACTCTCCAAG GCTGAGGAGAGACATGGCAATATCGAAGAGAGGTTGCGGCAGATGGAGGCACAGCTGGAGGAGAAAAATCAGGAGCTGCAGCGG gcaaggcagagagaaaagatgaACGAGGAACATAATAAGCGCCTGTCTGACACTGTGGATAAGCTGCTCTCAGAATCCAATGAGAGGCTACAGCTGCATCTGAAGGAGAGAATGGCGGCGCTGGAGGACAAG aattctCTACTAAGGGAAGTTGAAAATGCAAAGAAGCAACTAGAAGAGACCCAGCATGATAAG GACCAACTTGTCGTGACTATTGAAGCCCTGAAGGCTGAACTGGAGCAGATGAGACTGAGAGGTCCTTCACTCCATCATGG CCGACCCCATTTGGGCAGCGTCCCGGACTTCAGGTTCTCTGTGGCAGACGGGCATGTGGATGCTTACAGCACCAGTGCAGTGTTGCGGCGCCCCCAGAAGGGCCGGCTGGCAGCGCTGCGGGACGAGCCCTCCAAG GTGCAGACCCTCAATGAGCAGGACTGGGAACGGGCCCAACAAGCCAGCGTCTTGGCAAATGTGGCACAGGCATTTGAGAGTGATGTCGATGTGTCTGATGGTGAAGATGACCGAGATACACTGCTCAGCTCAGTTGATCTGCTGTCACCCAGTGGACAGGCTGATGCCCAGACACTGGCCATGATGCTTCAGGAACAGCTGGATGCTATCAACAAAGAGATCag GCTGAtacaagaagagaaggagaatacAGAGCAGCGGGCAGAGGAGATCGAGAGCAGAGTGGGCAGTGGAAGCTTGGACAATCTTGGTCGTTTTAGATCAATGAGCTCCATCCCTCCCTACCCTGCTTCCTCGCTTGCTGGCTCCTCTCCTCCAGGCAGTGGTCGGTCCACACCAAGAAGGGTCCCTCACAGTCCTGCCCGGGAGGTGGACAGGCTGGGTGTCATGACTCTG TTGCCAGCTTCCAGAGAAGAGGTACGAGACGACAAGACGACGATAAAATGTGAaacctctcccccctcctccccgaGGCCCCTGCGTTTAGACAGGATGCACAAGGGCGCGCTGCACACGGTCAGCCATGAGGACATCAGGGACCTGAGGAA ctCCACAGGCTCCCAGGATGGTCCCGTGAGCAACCCTAGCAGCAGTAATAGTAGCCAGGACTCCCTCCACAAAGCCCCAAAGAAGAAGGGCATCAAATCCTCCATTGGCCGCTTgtttgggaagaaggaaaagggccGGCCTGGTCCACTGGGCAAGGAGTCACCAGGGCAAG CTGGTGTTTCAGAGACAGAAAATTCATCTCAAGATGCCCTGGGACTCAGCAAACTGGGAGGACAAGCTGAGAAAAACCGTAAACTTCAGAAAAA GCACGAGCTGCTGGAGGAGGCCCGCAGGCAAGGCTTGCCTTTTGCACAGTGGGATGGGCCCACAGTGGTAGTGTGGTTAGAG CTCTGGGTTGGGATGCCTGCCTGGTATGTGGCTGCTTGCCGAGCAAATGTCAAGAGTGGTGCCATCATGTCCGCCCTGTCAGACACTGAGATCCAGCGGGAGATTGGCATCAGCAACCCCCTGCACAGGCTGAAGCTACGGCTGGCCATCCAGGAGATAATGTCACTGACTAGCCCTTCTGCTCCACCCACATCCAGGACG ACTCTAGCATATGGGGACATGAACCATGAGTGGATTGGCAACGAGTGGCTGCCCAGCCTGGGCCTGCCACAGTACCGCAGCTACTTTGTGGAGTGCCTTGTAGATGCCCGGATGCTGGACCACCTGACCAAGAAAGACTTGCGAGGGCAGCTGAAGATGGTTGACAGCTTCCACAG AAATAGTTTCCAGTGTGGAATTATGTGCCTGAGAAGGTTAAATTATGACcgaaaagaactagaaagaaaaagagaagagagtcagAATGAGACAAGAG ATGTGCTTGTGTGGAGCAATGACCGGGTGATTCGCTGGATCCTGTCGATTGGCCTTAAAGAGTATGCCAACAACCTAATAGAGAGCGGTGTTCACGGAGCACTTCTGGCTTTGGACGAGACTTTCGATTTCAGTGCCCTGGCACTCTTGTTACAGATTCCAACGCAGAATACGCAG GCTCGAGCTGTCTTGGAAAGAGAATTCAACAACCTTTTGATCACGGGGACTGATCGGAGGTTTGATGAG GATGATGACAAAAGCTTCAGGAGNgcgccttcctggaggaagaagtTCAGACCAAAGGACATTCGTGGCTTGGCCTCTGGCTCTGCTGAGACCTTGCCTGCCAACTTCCGGGTCACCTCCTCAATGTCATCTCCCTCTATGCAGCCAAAGAAGGTTCAGATGGACG TTTACCCACACTACTTCTACAGATGA
- the Ppfia1 gene encoding liprin-alpha-1 isoform X2: MMCEVMPTISEAEGPPGGGGSHGSGSPSQPDADSHFEQLMVSMLEERDRLLDTLRETQETLALTQGKLHEVGHERDSLQRQLNTALPQEFAALTKELNVCREQLLEREEEIAELKAERNNTRLLLEHLECLVSRHERSLRMTVVKRQAQSPAGVSSEVEVLKALKSLFEHHKALDEKVRERLRVALERCSLLEEELGATHKELMILKEQNNQKKTLTDGLLDGNHEQESAPSTNGKRSSDGSLSHEDLAKVLELQEVIDRQAREQSQMKERLASLSSHAAELEEDLDTARKDLIKSEEMNTKLQREVREAMAQKEDMEERITTLEKRYLAAQREATSVHDLNDKLENEIANKDSMHRQTEDKNRQLQERLELAEQKLQQTLRKAETLPEVEAELAQRVAALSKSGPLSSGNSAAKEAKLLELTSKLRKAEERHGNIEERLRQMEAQLEEKNQELQRARQREKMNEEHNKRLSDTVDKLLSESNERLQLHLKERMAALEDKNSLLREVENAKKQLEETQHDKDQLVVTIEALKAELEQMRLRGPSLHHGRPHLGSVPDFRFSVADGHVDAYSTSAVLRRPQKGRLAALRDEPSKVQTLNEQDWERAQQASVLANVAQAFESDVDVSDGEDDRDTLLSSVDLLSPSGQADAQTLAMMLQEQLDAINKEIRLIQEEKENTEQRAEEIESRVGSGSLDNLGRFRSMSSIPPYPASSLAGSSPPGSGRSTPRRVPHSPAREVDRLGVMTLPSDLRKHRRQLPASREEVRDDKTTIKCETSPPSSPRPLRLDRMHKGALHTVSHEDIRDLRNSTGSQDGPVSNPSSSNSSQDSLHKAPKKKGIKSSIGRLFGKKEKGRPGPLGKESPGQAGVSETENSSQDALGLSKLGGQAEKNRKLQKKHELLEEARRQGLPFAQWDGPTVVVWLELWVGMPAWYVAACRANVKSGAIMSALSDTEIQREIGISNPLHRLKLRLAIQEIMSLTSPSAPPTSRTTTGNVWLTHEEMETLTATPQTEDEEGSWAQTLAYGDMNHEWIGNEWLPSLGLPQYRSYFVECLVDARMLDHLTKKDLRGQLKMVDSFHRNSFQCGIMCLRRLNYDRKELERKREESQNETRDVLVWSNDRVIRWILSIGLKEYANNLIESGVHGALLALDETFDFSALALLLQIPTQNTQARAVLEREFNNLLITGTDRRFDEDDDKSFRXAPSWRKKFRPKDIRGLASGSAETLPANFRVTSSMSSPSMQPKKVQMDGSVSGAQRLDSATVRTYSC, encoded by the exons GAGTTTGCTGCGCTCACGAAGGAACTCAATGTGTGCAGGGAGCAGCttctggagagagaggaagaaatcgCCGAGCTGAAGGCAGAGAGGAACAACACTAGG CTGCTGTTGGAGCACCTAGAGTGCCTTGTCTCCAGGCATGAGCGCTCTCTCCGAATGACAGTGGTGAAGAGGCAGGCACAGTCACCTGCAGGCGTGTCCAGTGAGGTGGAGGTGCTGAAAGCCCTGAAGTCACTGTTTGAACACCACAAAGCCTTGGATGAGAAG GTACGAGAGCGACTACGAGTGGCTCTGGAGAGGTGCAGCTTGTTAGAAGAGGAGCTGGGTGCCACCCACAAAGAG ctAATGATTCTTAAAGAACAGAATAATCAGAAGAAAACACTAACAGATGGACTGCTTGATGGAAACCACGAACAGGAAAGTGCACCAAGCACCAATGGCAAG AGATCTTCTGATGGCTCCTTGAGTCATGAGGATCTTGCCAAAGTGCTGGAGCTGCAGGAAGTCATAGACAGGCAGGCGAGAGAGCAGAGCCAGATGAAGGAGCGCCTGGCCTCCCTGTCCAGTCATGCAGCAGAGCTGGAAGAGGATCTGGACACAGCTAGAAAAGACCTCATCAAGTCTGAAGAGATGAATACGAAACTGCAGCGAGAAGTCCGTGAA GCAATGGCCCAGAAGGaggatatggaagagagaatcaccACCCTTGAGAAACGCTACCTCGCCGCACAGCGTGAAGCCACGTCTGTGCATGACCTCAATGACAAACTTGAAAATGAAATTGCAAATAAAGACTCCATGCACCGACAG ACAGAAGACAAGAACCGCCAATTACAAGAGCGTCTGGAGTTGGCCGAGCAGAAGCTGCAGCAGACCCTGCGCAAAGCTGAGACGCTGCCAGAGGTGGAGGCTGAGCTGGCCCAGAGGGTGGCTGCACTCTCCAAG TCTGGTCCTTTGTCTTCTGGGAATTCAGCTGCTAAGGAAGCAAAACTGTTGGAGCTTACTTCCAAGCTTAGGAAG GCTGAGGAGAGACATGGCAATATCGAAGAGAGGTTGCGGCAGATGGAGGCACAGCTGGAGGAGAAAAATCAGGAGCTGCAGCGG gcaaggcagagagaaaagatgaACGAGGAACATAATAAGCGCCTGTCTGACACTGTGGATAAGCTGCTCTCAGAATCCAATGAGAGGCTACAGCTGCATCTGAAGGAGAGAATGGCGGCGCTGGAGGACAAG aattctCTACTAAGGGAAGTTGAAAATGCAAAGAAGCAACTAGAAGAGACCCAGCATGATAAG GACCAACTTGTCGTGACTATTGAAGCCCTGAAGGCTGAACTGGAGCAGATGAGACTGAGAGGTCCTTCACTCCATCATGG CCGACCCCATTTGGGCAGCGTCCCGGACTTCAGGTTCTCTGTGGCAGACGGGCATGTGGATGCTTACAGCACCAGTGCAGTGTTGCGGCGCCCCCAGAAGGGCCGGCTGGCAGCGCTGCGGGACGAGCCCTCCAAG GTGCAGACCCTCAATGAGCAGGACTGGGAACGGGCCCAACAAGCCAGCGTCTTGGCAAATGTGGCACAGGCATTTGAGAGTGATGTCGATGTGTCTGATGGTGAAGATGACCGAGATACACTGCTCAGCTCAGTTGATCTGCTGTCACCCAGTGGACAGGCTGATGCCCAGACACTGGCCATGATGCTTCAGGAACAGCTGGATGCTATCAACAAAGAGATCag GCTGAtacaagaagagaaggagaatacAGAGCAGCGGGCAGAGGAGATCGAGAGCAGAGTGGGCAGTGGAAGCTTGGACAATCTTGGTCGTTTTAGATCAATGAGCTCCATCCCTCCCTACCCTGCTTCCTCGCTTGCTGGCTCCTCTCCTCCAGGCAGTGGTCGGTCCACACCAAGAAGGGTCCCTCACAGTCCTGCCCGGGAGGTGGACAGGCTGGGTGTCATGACTCTG CCTAGTGACTTAAGGAAGCACCGGAGACAG TTGCCAGCTTCCAGAGAAGAGGTACGAGACGACAAGACGACGATAAAATGTGAaacctctcccccctcctccccgaGGCCCCTGCGTTTAGACAGGATGCACAAGGGCGCGCTGCACACGGTCAGCCATGAGGACATCAGGGACCTGAGGAA ctCCACAGGCTCCCAGGATGGTCCCGTGAGCAACCCTAGCAGCAGTAATAGTAGCCAGGACTCCCTCCACAAAGCCCCAAAGAAGAAGGGCATCAAATCCTCCATTGGCCGCTTgtttgggaagaaggaaaagggccGGCCTGGTCCACTGGGCAAGGAGTCACCAGGGCAAG CTGGTGTTTCAGAGACAGAAAATTCATCTCAAGATGCCCTGGGACTCAGCAAACTGGGAGGACAAGCTGAGAAAAACCGTAAACTTCAGAAAAA GCACGAGCTGCTGGAGGAGGCCCGCAGGCAAGGCTTGCCTTTTGCACAGTGGGATGGGCCCACAGTGGTAGTGTGGTTAGAG CTCTGGGTTGGGATGCCTGCCTGGTATGTGGCTGCTTGCCGAGCAAATGTCAAGAGTGGTGCCATCATGTCCGCCCTGTCAGACACTGAGATCCAGCGGGAGATTGGCATCAGCAACCCCCTGCACAGGCTGAAGCTACGGCTGGCCATCCAGGAGATAATGTCACTGACTAGCCCTTCTGCTCCACCCACATCCAGGACG ACCACAGGAAATGTCTGGTTGACACATGAAGAGATGGAAACGCTTACAGCCACGCCACAAACG GAAGACGAGGAGGGAAGCTGGGCTCAG ACTCTAGCATATGGGGACATGAACCATGAGTGGATTGGCAACGAGTGGCTGCCCAGCCTGGGCCTGCCACAGTACCGCAGCTACTTTGTGGAGTGCCTTGTAGATGCCCGGATGCTGGACCACCTGACCAAGAAAGACTTGCGAGGGCAGCTGAAGATGGTTGACAGCTTCCACAG AAATAGTTTCCAGTGTGGAATTATGTGCCTGAGAAGGTTAAATTATGACcgaaaagaactagaaagaaaaagagaagagagtcagAATGAGACAAGAG ATGTGCTTGTGTGGAGCAATGACCGGGTGATTCGCTGGATCCTGTCGATTGGCCTTAAAGAGTATGCCAACAACCTAATAGAGAGCGGTGTTCACGGAGCACTTCTGGCTTTGGACGAGACTTTCGATTTCAGTGCCCTGGCACTCTTGTTACAGATTCCAACGCAGAATACGCAG GCTCGAGCTGTCTTGGAAAGAGAATTCAACAACCTTTTGATCACGGGGACTGATCGGAGGTTTGATGAG GATGATGACAAAAGCTTCAGGAGNgcgccttcctggaggaagaagtTCAGACCAAAGGACATTCGTGGCTTGGCCTCTGGCTCTGCTGAGACCTTGCCTGCCAACTTCCGGGTCACCTCCTCAATGTCATCTCCCTCTATGCAGCCAAAGAAGGTTCAGATGGACG GTAGTGTGTCCGGAGCACAGAGGTTGGACTCTGCCACAGTCAGGACTTACTCCTGCTAG
- the Ppfia1 gene encoding liprin-alpha-1 isoform X4: MMCEVMPTISEAEGPPGGGGSHGSGSPSQPDADSHFEQLMVSMLEERDRLLDTLRETQETLALTQGKLHEVGHERDSLQRQLNTALPQEFAALTKELNVCREQLLEREEEIAELKAERNNTRLLLEHLECLVSRHERSLRMTVVKRQAQSPAGVSSEVEVLKALKSLFEHHKALDEKVRERLRVALERCSLLEEELGATHKELMILKEQNNQKKTLTDGLLDGNHEQESAPSTNGKRSSDGSLSHEDLAKVLELQEVIDRQAREQSQMKERLASLSSHAAELEEDLDTARKDLIKSEEMNTKLQREVREAMAQKEDMEERITTLEKRYLAAQREATSVHDLNDKLENEIANKDSMHRQTEDKNRQLQERLELAEQKLQQTLRKAETLPEVEAELAQRVAALSKSGPLSSGNSAAKEAKLLELTSKLRKAEERHGNIEERLRQMEAQLEEKNQELQRARQREKMNEEHNKRLSDTVDKLLSESNERLQLHLKERMAALEDKNSLLREVENAKKQLEETQHDKDQLVVTIEALKAELEQMRLRGPSLHHGRPHLGSVPDFRFSVADGHVDAYSTSAVLRRPQKGRLAALRDEPSKVQTLNEQDWERAQQASVLANVAQAFESDVDVSDGEDDRDTLLSSVDLLSPSGQADAQTLAMMLQEQLDAINKEIRLIQEEKENTEQRAEEIESRVGSGSLDNLGRFRSMSSIPPYPASSLAGSSPPGSGRSTPRRVPHSPAREVDRLGVMTLPSDLRKHRRQLPASREEVRDDKTTIKCETSPPSSPRPLRLDRMHKGALHTVSHEDIRDLRNSTGSQDGPVSNPSSSNSSQDSLHKAPKKKGIKSSIGRLFGKKEKGRPGPLGKESPGQAGVSETENSSQDALGLSKLGGQAEKNRKLQKKHELLEEARRQGLPFAQWDGPTVVVWLELWVGMPAWYVAACRANVKSGAIMSALSDTEIQREIGISNPLHRLKLRLAIQEIMSLTSPSAPPTSRTTTGNVWLTHEEMETLTATPQTEDEEGSWAQQTLAYGDMNHEWIGNEWLPSLGLPQYRSYFVECLVDARMLDHLTKKDLRGQLKMVDSFHRNSFQCGIMCLRRLNYDRKELERKREESQNETRDVLVWSNDRVIRWILSIGLKEYANNLIESGVHGALLALDETFDFSALALLLQIPTQNTQARAVLEREFNNLLITGTDRRFDEDDDKSFRXAPSWRKKFRPKDIRGLASGSAETLPANFRVTSSMSSPSMQPKKVQMDVYPHYFYR, encoded by the exons GAGTTTGCTGCGCTCACGAAGGAACTCAATGTGTGCAGGGAGCAGCttctggagagagaggaagaaatcgCCGAGCTGAAGGCAGAGAGGAACAACACTAGG CTGCTGTTGGAGCACCTAGAGTGCCTTGTCTCCAGGCATGAGCGCTCTCTCCGAATGACAGTGGTGAAGAGGCAGGCACAGTCACCTGCAGGCGTGTCCAGTGAGGTGGAGGTGCTGAAAGCCCTGAAGTCACTGTTTGAACACCACAAAGCCTTGGATGAGAAG GTACGAGAGCGACTACGAGTGGCTCTGGAGAGGTGCAGCTTGTTAGAAGAGGAGCTGGGTGCCACCCACAAAGAG ctAATGATTCTTAAAGAACAGAATAATCAGAAGAAAACACTAACAGATGGACTGCTTGATGGAAACCACGAACAGGAAAGTGCACCAAGCACCAATGGCAAG AGATCTTCTGATGGCTCCTTGAGTCATGAGGATCTTGCCAAAGTGCTGGAGCTGCAGGAAGTCATAGACAGGCAGGCGAGAGAGCAGAGCCAGATGAAGGAGCGCCTGGCCTCCCTGTCCAGTCATGCAGCAGAGCTGGAAGAGGATCTGGACACAGCTAGAAAAGACCTCATCAAGTCTGAAGAGATGAATACGAAACTGCAGCGAGAAGTCCGTGAA GCAATGGCCCAGAAGGaggatatggaagagagaatcaccACCCTTGAGAAACGCTACCTCGCCGCACAGCGTGAAGCCACGTCTGTGCATGACCTCAATGACAAACTTGAAAATGAAATTGCAAATAAAGACTCCATGCACCGACAG ACAGAAGACAAGAACCGCCAATTACAAGAGCGTCTGGAGTTGGCCGAGCAGAAGCTGCAGCAGACCCTGCGCAAAGCTGAGACGCTGCCAGAGGTGGAGGCTGAGCTGGCCCAGAGGGTGGCTGCACTCTCCAAG TCTGGTCCTTTGTCTTCTGGGAATTCAGCTGCTAAGGAAGCAAAACTGTTGGAGCTTACTTCCAAGCTTAGGAAG GCTGAGGAGAGACATGGCAATATCGAAGAGAGGTTGCGGCAGATGGAGGCACAGCTGGAGGAGAAAAATCAGGAGCTGCAGCGG gcaaggcagagagaaaagatgaACGAGGAACATAATAAGCGCCTGTCTGACACTGTGGATAAGCTGCTCTCAGAATCCAATGAGAGGCTACAGCTGCATCTGAAGGAGAGAATGGCGGCGCTGGAGGACAAG aattctCTACTAAGGGAAGTTGAAAATGCAAAGAAGCAACTAGAAGAGACCCAGCATGATAAG GACCAACTTGTCGTGACTATTGAAGCCCTGAAGGCTGAACTGGAGCAGATGAGACTGAGAGGTCCTTCACTCCATCATGG CCGACCCCATTTGGGCAGCGTCCCGGACTTCAGGTTCTCTGTGGCAGACGGGCATGTGGATGCTTACAGCACCAGTGCAGTGTTGCGGCGCCCCCAGAAGGGCCGGCTGGCAGCGCTGCGGGACGAGCCCTCCAAG GTGCAGACCCTCAATGAGCAGGACTGGGAACGGGCCCAACAAGCCAGCGTCTTGGCAAATGTGGCACAGGCATTTGAGAGTGATGTCGATGTGTCTGATGGTGAAGATGACCGAGATACACTGCTCAGCTCAGTTGATCTGCTGTCACCCAGTGGACAGGCTGATGCCCAGACACTGGCCATGATGCTTCAGGAACAGCTGGATGCTATCAACAAAGAGATCag GCTGAtacaagaagagaaggagaatacAGAGCAGCGGGCAGAGGAGATCGAGAGCAGAGTGGGCAGTGGAAGCTTGGACAATCTTGGTCGTTTTAGATCAATGAGCTCCATCCCTCCCTACCCTGCTTCCTCGCTTGCTGGCTCCTCTCCTCCAGGCAGTGGTCGGTCCACACCAAGAAGGGTCCCTCACAGTCCTGCCCGGGAGGTGGACAGGCTGGGTGTCATGACTCTG CCTAGTGACTTAAGGAAGCACCGGAGACAG TTGCCAGCTTCCAGAGAAGAGGTACGAGACGACAAGACGACGATAAAATGTGAaacctctcccccctcctccccgaGGCCCCTGCGTTTAGACAGGATGCACAAGGGCGCGCTGCACACGGTCAGCCATGAGGACATCAGGGACCTGAGGAA ctCCACAGGCTCCCAGGATGGTCCCGTGAGCAACCCTAGCAGCAGTAATAGTAGCCAGGACTCCCTCCACAAAGCCCCAAAGAAGAAGGGCATCAAATCCTCCATTGGCCGCTTgtttgggaagaaggaaaagggccGGCCTGGTCCACTGGGCAAGGAGTCACCAGGGCAAG CTGGTGTTTCAGAGACAGAAAATTCATCTCAAGATGCCCTGGGACTCAGCAAACTGGGAGGACAAGCTGAGAAAAACCGTAAACTTCAGAAAAA GCACGAGCTGCTGGAGGAGGCCCGCAGGCAAGGCTTGCCTTTTGCACAGTGGGATGGGCCCACAGTGGTAGTGTGGTTAGAG CTCTGGGTTGGGATGCCTGCCTGGTATGTGGCTGCTTGCCGAGCAAATGTCAAGAGTGGTGCCATCATGTCCGCCCTGTCAGACACTGAGATCCAGCGGGAGATTGGCATCAGCAACCCCCTGCACAGGCTGAAGCTACGGCTGGCCATCCAGGAGATAATGTCACTGACTAGCCCTTCTGCTCCACCCACATCCAGGACG ACCACAGGAAATGTCTGGTTGACACATGAAGAGATGGAAACGCTTACAGCCACGCCACAAACG GAAGACGAGGAGGGAAGCTGGGCTCAG CAGACTCTAGCATATGGGGACATGAACCATGAGTGGATTGGCAACGAGTGGCTGCCCAGCCTGGGCCTGCCACAGTACCGCAGCTACTTTGTGGAGTGCCTTGTAGATGCCCGGATGCTGGACCACCTGACCAAGAAAGACTTGCGAGGGCAGCTGAAGATGGTTGACAGCTTCCACAG AAATAGTTTCCAGTGTGGAATTATGTGCCTGAGAAGGTTAAATTATGACcgaaaagaactagaaagaaaaagagaagagagtcagAATGAGACAAGAG ATGTGCTTGTGTGGAGCAATGACCGGGTGATTCGCTGGATCCTGTCGATTGGCCTTAAAGAGTATGCCAACAACCTAATAGAGAGCGGTGTTCACGGAGCACTTCTGGCTTTGGACGAGACTTTCGATTTCAGTGCCCTGGCACTCTTGTTACAGATTCCAACGCAGAATACGCAG GCTCGAGCTGTCTTGGAAAGAGAATTCAACAACCTTTTGATCACGGGGACTGATCGGAGGTTTGATGAG GATGATGACAAAAGCTTCAGGAGNgcgccttcctggaggaagaagtTCAGACCAAAGGACATTCGTGGCTTGGCCTCTGGCTCTGCTGAGACCTTGCCTGCCAACTTCCGGGTCACCTCCTCAATGTCATCTCCCTCTATGCAGCCAAAGAAGGTTCAGATGGACG TTTACCCACACTACTTCTACAGATGA